Proteins encoded together in one Candidatus Eremiobacterota bacterium window:
- a CDS encoding AbrB/MazE/SpoVT family DNA-binding domain-containing protein, translated as MTETKIARYGNSLTVRLPAALARDLDLREGDIVTLRRIDGGVAVERRHGSRLSAMLRTVQGPPGGEWDIGPDLGNERID; from the coding sequence ATGACGGAAACGAAGATCGCGCGATACGGCAATAGTTTGACCGTCCGGCTCCCGGCCGCATTAGCGCGCGATCTCGATCTGCGCGAAGGCGACATCGTGACGCTGCGGCGCATTGACGGCGGTGTCGCCGTCGAGCGCCGCCACGGTTCTCGTCTTTCCGCGATGCTCCGAACGGTGCAAGGCCCACCGGGCGGTGAATGGGACATTGGCCCCGATCTCGGCAATGAGCGTATTGAT
- the gatA gene encoding Asp-tRNA(Asn)/Glu-tRNA(Gln) amidotransferase subunit GatA: protein MTDSARALAREVNARAASAAEIAEAVIPHVERADAQLAAFLQLTPELMRAQARRVDERVAAGEHLPLAGVPVALKDNLCLTGTRTTAGSKILESFVSPYTATAVQRLLDAGALPVGKTNLDEFAMGSSGENSAFGPTRNPYDLERVPGGSSAGSAAAVGGFAATLSFGSDTGGSIREPAAFCNVVGFKPTYGRVSRYGLIAFASSLDQIGPFARSVEDAALAYDVIAGKDPLDATSVDRAVEPSVDHLREDLRGVRVGIVKEFELDKLDAASRASYESAYAELERLGAELVEVTLPAADYGLATYYLIAPAECSSNLARFDGVRYGLRVDAPDVGEMYERTREAGFGAEVKRRILIGTYALSSGYYDAYYVKAQKARTRIAEDFARAFERCEVIAAPAASSPAFRFNAKSDPVTMYLMDYYTIPGSLAGLPSLSVPCAPALPEDGDHPMPMGLQLTSPLFTERALLGYAHAYERATRHAVKLTPVTEITAA, encoded by the coding sequence CTGACGGACTCGGCTCGCGCGCTCGCGCGGGAGGTCAACGCGCGCGCCGCGAGCGCCGCAGAGATCGCCGAGGCGGTGATCCCGCATGTCGAACGCGCCGACGCGCAGCTCGCCGCGTTCCTTCAGCTCACCCCGGAGCTGATGCGCGCGCAGGCGCGCCGCGTCGACGAGCGCGTCGCGGCCGGCGAGCACCTCCCGCTGGCCGGCGTCCCGGTCGCGCTCAAGGACAACCTGTGCCTCACCGGCACGCGAACCACCGCCGGTTCGAAGATCCTGGAGAGCTTCGTCTCGCCGTACACGGCGACGGCGGTGCAGCGGCTGCTCGACGCCGGCGCGCTCCCGGTCGGCAAGACGAACCTGGACGAGTTCGCGATGGGCTCGTCGGGCGAGAACTCGGCCTTCGGCCCGACGCGCAACCCGTACGATCTCGAGCGCGTCCCCGGCGGCTCGTCGGCCGGCAGCGCGGCCGCGGTCGGCGGCTTTGCGGCGACGCTGTCGTTCGGCAGCGACACGGGCGGCTCGATCCGCGAGCCGGCCGCGTTCTGCAACGTGGTCGGGTTCAAGCCGACCTACGGGCGCGTCTCGCGCTACGGCTTGATCGCGTTCGCTTCGTCGCTGGACCAGATCGGGCCGTTCGCGCGCAGCGTCGAAGACGCGGCGCTGGCCTACGACGTGATCGCCGGCAAAGATCCGCTCGACGCGACCAGCGTCGACCGCGCGGTCGAACCGAGCGTGGACCATTTGCGCGAGGACTTGCGCGGCGTGCGGGTCGGCATCGTCAAGGAGTTCGAGCTCGACAAGCTCGACGCCGCGAGCCGCGCGTCCTACGAGAGCGCGTACGCCGAGCTGGAGCGGCTCGGCGCGGAGCTGGTCGAGGTCACGCTGCCGGCGGCCGACTACGGCTTGGCGACGTACTACCTGATCGCGCCGGCGGAATGCTCTTCGAACCTGGCGCGTTTCGACGGCGTGCGCTATGGACTGCGCGTCGACGCGCCCGACGTGGGCGAGATGTACGAGCGCACACGCGAAGCGGGGTTCGGCGCCGAGGTCAAGCGCCGCATCCTGATCGGCACGTACGCGCTCTCCTCGGGCTACTACGACGCGTACTACGTGAAAGCGCAGAAGGCGCGCACGCGGATCGCCGAAGACTTCGCGCGCGCGTTCGAGCGCTGCGAGGTGATCGCGGCGCCCGCCGCGTCGTCGCCCGCGTTCCGGTTCAACGCGAAGAGCGATCCGGTCACGATGTACTTGATGGACTACTACACGATTCCCGGCTCGCTCGCCGGCCTGCCGTCGCTCTCAGTGCCCTGCGCGCCCGCCCTCCCCGAAGACGGTGACCACCCGATGCCGATGGGCCTGCAGCTGACCAGCCCGCTGTTCACCGAGCGCGCCCTGCTCGGCTACGCCCACGCCTATGAACGAGCCACGCGCCACGCCGTAAAACTGACACCGGTCACGGAGATCACGGCGGCATAG
- the gatC gene encoding Asp-tRNA(Asn)/Glu-tRNA(Gln) amidotransferase subunit GatC: MPTDRIDIRHVARLARLALSNEEIATFGPQLGSLMTHVDALTALDLGDVPATAQVVPSRNVQREDVLRPQTRLSREQALANAPQPQAGFFRVPRILAEEG; encoded by the coding sequence ATGCCAACGGACCGGATCGACATCCGCCACGTCGCGCGGCTCGCGCGGCTGGCATTGAGCAACGAGGAGATCGCCACCTTCGGGCCCCAGCTCGGGAGCCTGATGACGCACGTCGACGCGCTGACCGCGCTCGACCTCGGCGACGTTCCGGCGACGGCGCAAGTCGTTCCCTCGCGGAACGTTCAGCGCGAAGACGTGCTCCGGCCGCAGACGCGCCTCTCCCGCGAGCAGGCGCTGGCAAACGCTCCGCAGCCGCAAGCCGGCTTCTTCCGAGTCCCGCGCATCCTCGCTGAGGAGGGCTGA
- a CDS encoding phage tail protein — protein sequence MASPYVGEIRMFAGSFPPQGWMTCDGQILPISEYETLFNLIGTTYGGDGQSTFALPNLAAQVPLHMGNNGISTYTLAQTGGTPSVTLTTNQMPSHTHPIVADNNGATAVSPSSAYYAASTPKLLYTVPNSPANPDSPTWRNFNAGFLPSQGGSQPHENMQPYLAITFIISLFGIYPSPT from the coding sequence ATGGCCTCACCTTATGTCGGCGAGATTCGAATGTTCGCTGGGAGCTTCCCACCACAGGGGTGGATGACGTGCGACGGCCAGATACTCCCGATCTCGGAATACGAAACGCTCTTCAACCTGATCGGAACGACGTACGGAGGGGACGGTCAAAGCACGTTTGCCCTGCCGAACCTCGCCGCGCAGGTTCCGCTCCACATGGGCAACAACGGCATCTCCACCTACACCTTGGCCCAGACCGGAGGCACCCCGAGCGTCACGCTGACGACGAATCAGATGCCGTCCCACACTCATCCGATCGTCGCGGACAACAACGGGGCGACGGCGGTCAGTCCCTCGAGCGCATACTATGCGGCGTCGACGCCGAAGCTGCTGTACACCGTTCCGAACAGCCCGGCGAATCCCGATTCGCCGACATGGCGCAACTTCAACGCCGGATTTCTTCCGTCCCAAGGCGGAAGCCAGCCGCACGAAAACATGCAGCCGTACTTGGCGATTACGTTCATCATATCGCTGTTCGGCATTTACCCGAGCCCGACGTAG
- a CDS encoding phage tail protein, whose product MSSPFLAEIRIFPFNFAPKGWAFCDGQLMPISQNTALFSLLGTFYGGDGKSNFALPNLQGNVAIHTTQYSGNSPFGQFYLGQTGGVDYVTLLTSEMPAHTHTAQADFDNNNATASSPSGAVPVNATPIHTFSNPSGQTPQIASMNPAMISVAGGSQPHNNMMPYLTLNYCIALQGIFPARP is encoded by the coding sequence ATGTCGAGTCCATTCCTAGCAGAGATCCGCATCTTTCCGTTCAACTTCGCCCCGAAGGGCTGGGCGTTCTGCGACGGGCAGCTCATGCCGATCTCCCAAAACACGGCTCTCTTCTCGCTCCTCGGCACGTTTTACGGCGGCGACGGCAAGAGCAATTTCGCGCTGCCGAACCTGCAGGGCAACGTGGCGATCCACACGACCCAGTACAGCGGTAACTCACCGTTCGGCCAATTCTACCTCGGGCAGACGGGTGGCGTGGACTACGTCACGCTCCTCACGAGCGAGATGCCGGCACACACGCACACGGCGCAGGCCGACTTCGACAACAACAACGCTACGGCGAGTTCGCCGAGCGGTGCTGTGCCGGTGAACGCGACGCCGATCCACACCTTCTCGAACCCGAGCGGGCAGACGCCGCAAATCGCCTCCATGAACCCGGCCATGATCAGCGTCGCAGGCGGCAGCCAGCCGCACAACAACATGATGCCTTATTTGACGCTCAACTACTGCATCGCACTTCAGGGAATCTTCCCGGCGCGCCCGTAG
- a CDS encoding phage tail protein, whose amino-acid sequence MSEPFLSEIRIMSFNFAPKGWALCNGQLLPINQNQALFSLLGTTYGGDGRVNFALPNLQGRVAMHMGGGHTLGERGGEEAHTVIQSEMPAHIHPAQADIKQGDANTGNPGNAYPAYTTGNPMYSNGSNNMVAMYPQMVLNTGGSQPHENRQQFLCLNFCIALQGIFPSQN is encoded by the coding sequence ATGTCTGAACCATTCCTCTCCGAGATCAGGATCATGTCGTTCAACTTCGCTCCCAAAGGGTGGGCGCTGTGCAACGGCCAGCTGTTGCCGATCAACCAAAACCAGGCTCTCTTCTCGCTGCTCGGCACGACTTACGGCGGCGACGGGCGTGTGAACTTCGCGCTTCCCAACCTTCAGGGACGCGTCGCGATGCACATGGGCGGCGGTCATACGCTCGGTGAGCGCGGCGGTGAAGAGGCGCACACCGTGATCCAGAGCGAGATGCCCGCGCACATCCATCCCGCGCAGGCCGACATCAAGCAAGGCGATGCGAACACCGGAAACCCTGGGAACGCCTATCCGGCATACACCACGGGGAACCCGATGTACTCGAACGGCAGCAACAACATGGTGGCGATGTATCCCCAAATGGTCTTGAACACCGGCGGCAGCCAGCCGCACGAGAACCGCCAGCAGTTTCTGTGCCTGAACTTCTGCATCGCCCTGCAAGGGATCTTCCCGAGTCAGAACTAG
- a CDS encoding tail fiber protein — translation MGEARRFDGAVAPHGWMLAQGQALDIAQNRHLFSILGVSAGGDRRTTFKLPAPRFGLIVATAGLFPTSPEALAQSSRRTTLAASLGPNARPGPVRAKNTKREEALLAERRLRPSAIRVSSASPIPLSRELRGRIQQAEGDARSAVFGALTTENQARLESAVRSAVAGEVSVSDAVRAMIAVLSRTEAETVVRANDALIHPFNDRWAGEPEQDLQLEAATFLISIMITREQAHTIYLRERATER, via the coding sequence ATGGGTGAAGCTCGGCGTTTCGACGGCGCCGTCGCGCCCCATGGCTGGATGCTCGCTCAAGGACAAGCGCTGGACATTGCGCAGAACCGGCACCTCTTCTCCATCCTCGGCGTGAGCGCCGGCGGCGACCGCCGCACGACGTTCAAGCTGCCCGCGCCACGATTCGGGTTGATCGTGGCGACCGCGGGGTTGTTCCCCACCAGCCCCGAGGCGCTCGCTCAATCGAGCCGCCGCACCACGCTCGCAGCGTCGCTCGGCCCGAACGCGCGTCCCGGCCCCGTTCGAGCAAAGAACACCAAGCGAGAGGAGGCGCTGCTCGCCGAGCGCCGGCTGCGGCCTTCGGCGATTCGCGTCAGCTCCGCCTCACCGATTCCGCTCTCGCGCGAGCTCCGCGGGCGGATACAGCAGGCCGAGGGCGACGCGCGCTCAGCCGTTTTCGGAGCGCTGACGACAGAGAACCAAGCTCGGCTCGAATCCGCCGTCCGCAGTGCCGTTGCCGGAGAAGTTTCCGTCTCGGACGCGGTCCGCGCGATGATCGCGGTGCTCAGCCGGACGGAAGCCGAAACGGTCGTCAGAGCGAATGACGCGCTGATACACCCCTTCAACGACCGATGGGCCGGAGAGCCGGAGCAAGATTTGCAGCTGGAAGCCGCTACCTTCCTCATCTCGATCATGATCACGCGCGAACAGGCGCATACGATCTACCTGCGCGAACGCGCCACCGAACGCTGA
- a CDS encoding VOC family protein gives MGKIVNFHLPADDVERAATFYREVFGWNFVPHPDSPVPYLVHEPTEDSGSGIPAAITQRQEIIKAPVPTIEVEHIDQAMVNVAMNGGQQARVQDIPGLGRFGYAIDSEGNVIALLQRAP, from the coding sequence GTGGGCAAGATCGTCAACTTCCACCTCCCGGCCGACGACGTGGAGCGGGCCGCGACGTTCTACCGGGAGGTGTTCGGGTGGAACTTCGTACCGCATCCCGATTCGCCGGTTCCGTACCTGGTGCACGAGCCGACCGAGGACTCGGGGTCCGGCATTCCGGCCGCAATCACCCAGCGCCAAGAGATCATCAAGGCGCCGGTGCCGACCATCGAGGTCGAGCACATCGACCAAGCGATGGTGAACGTCGCGATGAACGGCGGCCAGCAGGCGCGCGTTCAGGACATCCCCGGGCTGGGGCGCTTCGGTTATGCGATCGACTCCGAAGGGAACGTGATCGCGCTGCTCCAGCGCGCCCCGTGA
- a CDS encoding S8/S53 family peptidase: MKKFAALAALGVLATACSHGGAALPPAGPAGLAPGSSGAPSTMGARTLRPKSITAPAGWAATATGALALANASDLGQLDRGKTVEVTLALQMRNADAVKSAIASGQRMSRDAFVAQYAPSSSQVSAAVGYLQSQGFSNVQAAPNNMLVTASAGAATVEKAFNTSLHAFSVNGKSYFSNTQPAYVPTSLGGNVVAVLGLTNFPGLQVHPTTRPISGAQPSVFDGNGNPQTTACTKNVNTTTGTPVCPRFYDPAAFSIAYDVAGTPPATNTQLAIFTEGDVGTAISDFRSNETNFGMPYVGINVLHVGTPSADTSGNTEWTLDMTYSSGMAYNLSQIDLYNAPSLSFTDLVRAINRWASDDIAPVMNASVGGCEVFPYESGDMLAGDMVLVEAAAQGQTLFASTGDTGAYCGAAGVPPNGGVGGAPLIEWPAASPYAVAVGGTDLFSNVDGTYLGEDAWQSGGGGLSQFEYSPYWESPAQPVGTTPAGLTFRGAPDIAYDAGIETGALLWQGGTEYITGGTSLASPMAAGVYARMQSAHGNALGFAAPLLYRVFGNSTPQQIAGPPETELIGPFHDILQGTNGLYTALPKYDYTTGLGSIDVARLSAALH, from the coding sequence ATGAAGAAATTTGCGGCCCTAGCCGCCCTCGGAGTGCTCGCGACCGCCTGCTCGCACGGCGGCGCCGCCTTGCCGCCGGCCGGACCGGCCGGCCTCGCGCCCGGCAGCAGCGGCGCGCCCAGCACGATGGGTGCTCGAACCCTGCGCCCGAAATCGATCACCGCGCCGGCCGGCTGGGCGGCGACCGCGACCGGCGCGCTCGCGCTGGCGAACGCGAGCGACCTCGGCCAGCTCGACCGCGGCAAGACCGTAGAGGTCACGCTCGCCCTGCAGATGCGCAACGCCGACGCGGTCAAGTCTGCGATCGCCTCGGGACAGCGCATGTCGCGCGACGCCTTCGTCGCGCAGTACGCGCCCTCGTCGAGCCAAGTGTCGGCGGCCGTCGGCTACCTGCAAAGCCAGGGCTTCAGCAACGTTCAGGCAGCGCCGAACAACATGCTGGTCACGGCGAGCGCGGGCGCCGCGACAGTCGAGAAAGCGTTCAACACCTCGCTGCACGCGTTCAGCGTCAACGGGAAGAGCTATTTCTCGAACACGCAGCCGGCGTACGTCCCCACCTCGCTCGGTGGCAACGTCGTCGCCGTGCTCGGGCTGACCAACTTCCCGGGATTGCAGGTCCATCCGACCACGCGCCCGATCTCCGGTGCGCAGCCCTCCGTCTTCGACGGCAACGGAAACCCGCAGACGACCGCGTGCACGAAGAACGTCAACACGACCACCGGCACGCCGGTCTGCCCGCGCTTCTACGATCCAGCTGCGTTCAGCATCGCGTATGACGTCGCCGGTACCCCGCCCGCTACGAACACGCAGCTCGCGATCTTCACCGAAGGCGACGTCGGCACGGCGATCAGCGATTTTCGCTCGAACGAGACGAACTTCGGGATGCCGTACGTCGGCATCAACGTGCTGCATGTCGGGACGCCGTCCGCCGACACGTCGGGGAACACCGAGTGGACGCTCGACATGACGTATTCGTCCGGCATGGCGTACAACCTCAGCCAGATCGACCTCTACAACGCGCCCTCACTCTCGTTCACCGATTTGGTGCGCGCGATCAACCGCTGGGCGAGCGACGACATCGCGCCCGTTATGAACGCGTCGGTCGGCGGCTGCGAGGTCTTCCCGTACGAGAGCGGCGACATGCTCGCCGGCGACATGGTGCTCGTCGAAGCGGCCGCGCAAGGACAGACGCTCTTCGCCTCGACCGGCGACACCGGCGCGTACTGCGGCGCGGCGGGCGTTCCGCCGAACGGCGGCGTCGGCGGCGCCCCGCTGATCGAGTGGCCCGCGGCATCGCCCTACGCGGTCGCGGTCGGCGGCACCGATCTGTTCAGCAACGTCGACGGCACGTACCTCGGCGAAGACGCGTGGCAGTCGGGCGGCGGCGGCTTGAGCCAGTTCGAGTACTCGCCGTACTGGGAGAGCCCCGCGCAGCCGGTCGGCACGACGCCGGCAGGCTTGACGTTCCGCGGCGCGCCCGACATCGCGTACGACGCGGGAATCGAGACCGGCGCGCTGCTGTGGCAGGGCGGCACGGAGTACATCACCGGCGGAACGAGCCTCGCATCGCCGATGGCCGCAGGCGTCTACGCGCGCATGCAGAGCGCGCACGGCAACGCGCTCGGCTTCGCTGCGCCGCTGCTCTACCGCGTCTTCGGCAACAGCACCCCGCAGCAGATTGCCGGACCGCCGGAGACTGAGTTGATCGGACCGTTCCACGACATCTTGCAAGGGACCAACGGCCTCTACACCGCGCTGCCCAAGTACGATTACACGACCGGACTCGGCAGCATCGACGTCGCGCGCCTCAGCGCGGCACTGCACTAA
- a CDS encoding S8/S53 family peptidase produces MKRLLALALTTGLATASCSGGGISHLLPGTSSPGARAARVAPSDAIVAPAGWAATATRGATIPSGADRGALAPTTPLTVRVALNLHNEDSLKSLIAARQKISAAQFAAQFGPAPSEVQSVVTYLRSQGFTNVQTSAQLVSADGTAAQAAKAFNTTLESFSLGGANVYVNTQPAFVPTSLGNVVSAVLGLNNAARMAVHPVQRTNTQCFPGQASAPCLPLFDSAGVQKYYDVGSTPTASSTTIAVISEGDVSAVVSDLRMAEAAQSLPQVPVTVVHVGLSTPDTSGGGEWDLDTQSSTGMAGNVSMLYIYATSSLTDSDIANDYSRWVGDDLAQLGNSSFGECEYQAFLDGALKVDDHLFMQAAAQGQTMFASTGDTGSACALAPTNGAPGSGPPMVSYPAASPYVVGVGGTSAVANNDGSYAGETAWNAGGGGISQFENSTSWQQAVTPNSTGLAATNLRGLPDIAMAADPNLGGYNVYGANVPGIGACPSGCGIGGTSEASPLAMGSYARLLTAHPALGFAAPQLYRNYIETNAAATTVTGPPPTQAYGGFHDEITGGNGAYTALPGYDYTTGLGSLDLSLMNAQIGT; encoded by the coding sequence ATGAAACGCCTTCTGGCACTCGCACTCACCACCGGGCTCGCGACGGCGTCGTGCTCCGGCGGCGGCATAAGCCACCTCCTCCCAGGCACAAGCAGCCCCGGAGCGCGCGCCGCGCGCGTCGCACCGAGCGACGCGATCGTCGCGCCGGCCGGTTGGGCGGCGACCGCGACGCGCGGCGCGACGATTCCGAGCGGAGCCGATCGCGGCGCGCTCGCGCCGACGACCCCGCTGACGGTGCGCGTCGCGCTCAACCTGCACAACGAAGACTCGCTCAAGTCCTTGATCGCGGCGCGCCAGAAGATCTCGGCGGCGCAGTTCGCAGCGCAGTTCGGCCCCGCGCCGAGCGAGGTGCAGTCCGTCGTCACGTACTTGCGCAGCCAAGGCTTCACCAACGTGCAGACGAGCGCGCAGCTCGTCAGCGCGGACGGCACCGCGGCGCAAGCCGCCAAAGCGTTCAACACGACGCTGGAATCGTTCTCGCTCGGCGGCGCGAACGTGTACGTCAACACGCAGCCGGCATTCGTTCCGACCTCGCTCGGCAACGTGGTGAGCGCCGTGCTCGGGCTGAACAACGCGGCCCGGATGGCGGTCCACCCCGTCCAGCGCACGAACACGCAGTGTTTCCCCGGACAGGCGAGCGCACCGTGTCTGCCGCTCTTCGACTCCGCGGGCGTTCAAAAGTACTACGACGTCGGCTCGACGCCCACCGCGTCGTCGACGACGATCGCGGTGATCTCCGAAGGCGACGTCTCGGCGGTCGTCAGCGATCTGCGCATGGCGGAAGCGGCGCAGAGCCTGCCGCAAGTTCCGGTGACGGTCGTGCACGTCGGACTCTCGACGCCGGACACTTCCGGGGGCGGCGAATGGGATCTCGACACGCAGAGCTCGACTGGGATGGCGGGCAACGTCTCGATGCTCTACATCTACGCGACCTCGTCGCTGACCGACTCCGACATCGCGAACGACTACAGCCGCTGGGTCGGCGACGACCTCGCGCAGCTCGGCAACTCCTCGTTCGGCGAGTGCGAGTACCAAGCGTTCCTCGACGGCGCGCTGAAGGTCGACGATCACCTCTTCATGCAAGCCGCAGCACAAGGGCAGACGATGTTCGCCTCGACCGGCGACACCGGCTCGGCGTGCGCGCTCGCACCGACGAACGGCGCGCCGGGCTCGGGCCCGCCGATGGTTTCGTATCCCGCCGCCTCGCCGTACGTGGTCGGCGTGGGCGGGACGAGCGCGGTCGCGAACAACGACGGCAGCTACGCCGGCGAGACCGCGTGGAACGCCGGCGGCGGCGGGATCAGCCAGTTCGAGAACTCGACCTCGTGGCAGCAAGCGGTCACGCCGAACAGCACCGGGCTCGCCGCGACGAACCTGCGCGGCCTCCCCGACATCGCGATGGCGGCCGATCCGAACCTGGGCGGCTACAACGTGTACGGCGCGAACGTCCCGGGGATTGGCGCGTGCCCGAGTGGTTGCGGCATCGGGGGAACGAGCGAAGCGTCGCCGCTCGCGATGGGCTCGTATGCGCGACTCCTGACCGCGCACCCGGCGCTCGGCTTTGCAGCGCCGCAGCTCTACCGGAACTACATCGAAACGAACGCGGCCGCCACGACGGTCACGGGACCGCCCCCGACGCAGGCGTACGGTGGGTTCCACGATGAGATCACCGGCGGCAACGGTGCCTACACCGCGCTGCCCGGCTACGACTACACGACCGGGCTCGGTTCGCTCGACCTCTCGCTGATGAATGCGCAAATCGGAACGTAA